One genomic segment of Candidatus Methanoperedens sp. includes these proteins:
- a CDS encoding carboxymuconolactone decarboxylase family protein: MSWFNENTPEVAKAFSELRNAVYKEGALDQRTKELISVAASALMRCERCTEIHAERAKKHGATNEQIAEAVACAMFVAAGSQLSWSEVYSRIMEEKQE; the protein is encoded by the coding sequence ATGTCATGGTTCAACGAGAACACACCTGAGGTTGCGAAAGCGTTCTCTGAATTGAGAAATGCCGTCTATAAGGAAGGCGCCCTTGACCAGCGCACAAAAGAACTCATCTCCGTGGCTGCGTCTGCACTCATGAGATGCGAGCGCTGTACCGAGATACACGCCGAGCGCGCAAAGAAACATGGTGCTACCAACGAACAGATAGCTGAGGCAGTGGCATGTGCCATGTTCGTGGCTGCGGGTTCGCAACTGTCATGGAGCGAGGTGTATAGCAGAATAATGGAAGAAAAGCAGGAATAA